Part of the Musa acuminata AAA Group cultivar baxijiao unplaced genomic scaffold, Cavendish_Baxijiao_AAA HiC_scaffold_1138, whole genome shotgun sequence genome, GCTACATAGGCATTATGCCATGCAGTCATATAAACTGCATATGTTTATATGCAGTTGCAAAGGTGGCCACTTTGAAAAACTAAAATCTTAATTTCGATAAAACAAAAGGTAGATCTTGAATTTTAACAAAATGGAATTTCAGAAATTAACACTTCTGAGCAACTTGGAGCTGACACAGGAACTAAAGTTAGATGAATTTGGATATTGCAATTTTCGACATCTAAACTAAATTACTTTAAGGTACTGCAGATGTTTCACCTTCACAAAGAGCTAACAGGTTTCCAATGTACCACTTATTTGCTTTCCGTCTCAGTTTAGCCACCAACAGTTTACAAAATGAAAAAGAGGTAATAAGCAACATAAGATGGCTGCCTACTCTCATTGAATGATCTCATGTAGTGCCCAAGCCTCCAAGCAAACAGGTAAGAAGCATGAATTAAAACAGCATAATAAAAGTTCAATTGTTGTCATTGCAGTATGAAAACCAACATGACTGTAAATGAAGAAAGAGTTGAAGCAACTCGTATTGTGACACTGAGTCATCATTGCATGCAAGTGTTGTACCCTCTTACAGGCCCAAGAATTATTAGTTATAGGTAAATTGATATTACTTTGTTCCACCAAAATCCATCTTATAATGTTGATCTACATAGGGAGAGTGTAGATTAAACACACAGACAAAGATAGTTAGAGAAGCAAAGTATAAGGTCAAATGTTATGGCAATATAAAAAACAGCCTTAGCTTATGTGAAAGTAGAAATGAGCAGTAGGAAAAAGGAAAAACCTCACCTTAGCCACATGCTCCAGAGTGACAGCCTCAGGTATGATCCCTGTTCTTAGCCTAAGCTCAACAAATCCACTACTTCCTTGCAAAGGAAAGCACTGGCCAGGTTCTCCAAAGCTCGGCTCCAGCATCTTATGTGCATTAGCATGAACTCCATTATGACCTTTAGCAAACCAACTGTTACCTTTTCCAAAACCATATGGCTCTGAATGTCTAACCACCTTAGCCCCACCAGAAGCTAAAGCATAATCAACCCTTCCAAGACCATCAGCAGCATGCTTTTCTATCTCTTTCTGAACAATATCCCTAGCAAAAGCCCTAATTTGATCCAAATCCAGGTTTATATTGCTATCATCTAAACCGttcaaaagtttttcaaattcttCCCTTGAGAGGAGACCCTTGTCCTTCAATTCACCCAAAGACTTGTCCAAAGAATCAGTTTTAGCTTCCAACTTCTTCAACTCCTCCTCAAACAACGCTCCTTTTTCTTCAGCTTGCTTCAGCAATTCCCTAGTCACAATGCCAATCTCACTACCTAATTTCTTATCTACTACATCTAATTGGACCTGAAGCATCTTGGCAGTCTCCTTTATAGATGCCTCAACATCATAAATTCTGCTTTCATAATCCAATGAAGCAAATGGAGAGTTTGCATTGTCGCCTATGCTGTAACTCCATCTCCAAACAGTCTGCCCCAACCATAAAAGAGCTGCAAGAAGCAGGCAATTCTTGGTTAACACACTAAGGACAGTTTGCCATTTGGGTTTCTCAGGTTTTGGAACAGCTTTCTTCCGCCGTGGGGATCCAGTGGACGAAGCTATCAGCCGTTTCTTCAACTTTGAATAGTCTTTTGGTCTCTCAATCACGGATTCTCCCCTTATCGTGTGGCTTAAATCCTTCCCAATAGCGACCCCATTAGTTCCTCCAGCAGAAAGCCCATCAGCATTCAATGTCTTCTCCACGATCACCATCGTTCTCCTCCTCGCATCTGGTTTCCCCTTCGCATCCAAAGTCAGCGAAGCCCCGTTGCTGGTCACTGGTGTCGCCGCAACTGCTGCAGCGGTGGAACCAGACATGGCTCCGCTTCGGTGCTCGATGTGCTCGTTCAATAACCCCAAAGAAAGAACAGCCTAACGCTTAGACGCACAAAGCAGCGAGCAATCAGAACCGGAGAAGATCAAACAGAATATTTAAGCCCCCAAACACAAAAGAAAACAGCactaaaaacataatatccaagaTATATAATAACTGCACTGAAGAAGGACGCCGATtcaaaccctaatctgccataaAGATCAaacaaaacaacaaaagaaagaaacaataGGTCAACAAACCAAACAATTAGTACTCGAAACCAAATAAAAGGCACGCCTAAGAATCTAAGAGCAAACACCTAGCACAACGAAAGAGGAACGGAAAGCAATCAAGATGAAGACAGATCTCCAGGATCGAAGTctggaaaagagagagaagaacacgAAGAGAGTCGTGGACAGATCGAACAACAATGGAACGAAGAGGGGAAGCGGGTAGAGAAGTCACCTACCGGGAGAAGCCTTGGCGATCCGCGGGCGTCGTCACGCGCCCAGGACTCGCAGATCGAGCGCGAAAACcaaaagagagaggaggagagaaagagaggcGGACGGGGTTCGGAGTATGGCTCGGAATCGCTTCGTCCCGTCCTCTACCTTTATCGAGAGAGGGATCCCGAACCGAGCTTTTATCTATGCAGTCGGTCGGACCTGGGGAACGAGTTTAAGAAGTGGGTGTGTTGCTGCTCCGGTCTCGTTGAAAGGAACAGGGAAAGGAAACGAACGGGAGACCGGGAGCGGCGCGTCCCAATAGCGAAATAAATAATGATTGGCCTATCCGTTGGCGAATTACCCGATCCGGTACCCGACTCCTGCTTTGAAACAAAAACAGTGGGTTCCACCGTGGATCTTTTGCGACTCCGTTAAAAGCATGGGAAGCATGCATGAATACTCGTTCTCGCATTAGTAATCGAATTTGTcacattttatatttaatatttatttattttaaaaaataaaaaatattacatcAAATGACATACGGACTTAAAACTAAGATCGATCATTTATGTAATATTATATTAACcaacttaaatatatatattcaaagataatttattttttcattcGCATGAATAACCGgtggatattttttttattttctcatttctattgttaaagaaaaaaattgcaCTTTTCATGTGTCTTTATTTGCCTTTGGAAATATTTTTGGACACAAAaatgaaagaaacaaaagaacTTAAAATTCATCCTGAGAACGTCGACAGCATCTTGATGATGCTCATATTTCCAAATGAGGTCACATGTAGGATAAGAGAAGATATAAATATATCAATTTATGATTGCTTAGATGATCAAGACACTTGTCAATAAGTTATTGGTTGAAAGCACTAATGATTTATATATCTAGAAATCACACCTATTTATAGGTACTTTTCACTATCAATTTGGGTTGTTGAGACTTGCAAACCCTAAAAGTCAGTGATTTATGTTAGAATCATGAATCTGTACTAAAAGAATGGGTGAATGATTGCttacataaaaattaaaaaacaatagtaatgaagagcaaggAAGTACAcgttaattttataataattcaatCATCGTGACCCAcgtctactcctgattcctcctccgataagaCTACCAACgtctactaacggtcttcctttaatatgtgaagatcaactatcctcatGCAActattttctcattttcacaagtttaggagataaactttataacccgctcacctctctcttaaactGAAATAAACACTTAGAGCTAAAGGAAGagaattctcataagattacaaaaatatttttcctaatttttgttctcagCTTATGTGTTCACTAAGCAGGGAtaagtgaggtttttataggccccaaatgtattcaaatttggaacAAAAACTATATCATCCCGAGTTTTCGGGGAACTGATGGTACCATTGCCAGTATTGGGCGGTATCACTATCTATCAGTCTAACACTAGTTGGTATCATCACTCGGTCtaacactgacattgggcggtaccactgcctaatacaattttgaagactatgtctaggtagtACCAATGCTGGTTtggacggtaccactacccagacaacTTAGGAGGTCGAGTCCTAAGCAgtgccatcgccagccctagcagtgccaccgcctgggccTGCTGAGGGTTGTTGCATGGgcctcacttggcccaaaataacccaAACTCAGGCCTAATGGGTCcgtaattgagttagcattattttttctctttgaagtataaaagttagcaagttttatttttcttgagatgagtaagctagcactTTTCTCTTAGATGTACAAGATAATAAGTTTTTacttttttgaaatatgcaaccaagcaattttgctttctttggcAACTTGCAAACTAATAATTTTCGCTTtcttttgcaagctagcaagttttctttctttgaaatatgtaagctagtaatttttgctcccttttgcgatatgcaagatagcatgactttctccccttttttattgcaaacaagaaagaagaagaggggatgtacaaaaatttacatcaatgatcatcatatgaaagatatcaaatatcataaaagatcaatacaaaagATCATCAGCCTTTTATATTATCAAGAAAAACTTCAAAACATAATAGATCAATTTGATGATCAATATAAAGGAGTCATAAAGAATCTCTAAGTTGAGAAATTaagattataatttatataaatctcctcttaaataaaatcatcatacaaaattttaaaaatatcaaaaaatcaagagaaggaTTATGATTAAAAGAAATCTTCAAAAGGAAGAATCATAATAAATCTTTGACaaattcttctttttaagttcatttatattctttgattcttgttttaagaattttttaagctttattgttaagagttcaaaatcatcattacttgaacttttgctcgagtggtctttatttgttctaagtgtcaaatcattattctcaagttcatcatgttcgatgcaagtcattttataggtcattaaagactcgataagttcttcaaaaagaaaattattcaAGTCATTTGTCTCATGTATTACCGTCACTTTCATATCTTAactttttggaatggatcttagtattttgttaacaagttcaaaattaaaaaaaaaattactaagtGCTTTCAAATCATTAACGGCATCCATAAAACaagtgtatatatctccaatagtttcacttggttccattcgaaacagttcaaactatacatcaaaagattaatttttaattttttaaccaTACTTGTGCGtatatgatttcaagagtatgtcaaatatcatataCAGTTTCACAAGTTCaaatataattaaactcatttttatccgaaacataaaataaaacattcatagcttttacatttaacaaaaataattttttctcaaaatcatttcATTAGAAGGTTGTCAAAactcatattaaaaaatattccataaatcaaagtttaaagaaagcaaaaaaactctcattcatgtTTCCAATAcatatagttcgtcccattgaatataggaggatgagtgatagaaagatcttcttaaaaacccaaaaagattatctctcttaagtgttaaaccaaatagagagaaacTTGACTcttataccaactgttaggatcatgaATCGACATTAAGATGGgagatgaattagtgcttacacaAAAATTAAATCGATTCGAAACTTTTAGCTTGATAAAAACGTATCGAAAAAGATATTGAAAGCatacttgacttagaataagagtgataagcaattaaggcagaaaacaatagtaatgaagagcaacaagaaagtgcatacaaattttatagtggttcggtcgtcatgatctATTTTCACTCCTTATTCCTCCTCCTTTGAGGCAATTAGCgtctactaacgatctttcttcaatgggcaaagaccaattacactcttacaactcttttttctttttcacaagtttaggagataacctttacaacccactcacccctctcttaaactgaaatcaacacttggagctagaggagggaaattctcacAAAATTACAACAGTATTTTTCTCAATTTTTGTTCTCAGTTTGTGTGTTCACTGAGTAGGGAtgagtgagatttttataggccccaatagattcaaatttagagtcaaAATAATCTCATCCTATATTTTCAAGGTATTGACAGTACCACCATCAATATTGGGTGATATCATTGCTTGATAAACTAAAAActtgtggtaccatcgcttgtcagtctgacattggaTAATGCCATcactcagtctgacactaacattggGCAGTATCACCTCCCAGTCTAGTGATACCATTGcccgacatagtcttgaagattatgtttgggcggtaccattatcGGTatgagcagtaccatcgcccaaacaacTTGGGAGGTCGAGTCCCAAGTGGTACCATCGtcagccctagtggtgccaccacctgggccTATTGAGGGTTGTTGCATAGGCCTCACTTGGCCTAAAACAGCCTCAACTCAAGCTCAATAGGCCCTAATTAAATTGGCATTGTTTCatcccaataccaactcaattagacataaactaatttgatttagataaattattacaaagcatgaatcatatgttaTCCAGCATATCATTAGTTctttcgatgcttcatccgatcatTCGGTgcctcgtcctctccttcggcatattgctcaatcagcatattgactcccgtaactttcgatctccttggcacaatgtctaaTCCTTCGGTGCGATGCCCAAACTCACGGCACGAAGTCTTTTTGCCagcacatcgatcgatcctccgacctGACGTGCAATCTCTTGTCATGTTCAACTCTGACCCAATGTTcattcctcctacttcaatcaatttgcttctccttgatcgaaactagtcctatatcactcaaaacacatattagatcacaaactcatcaattgatttcatcatcaaacatATTAGATACGACACTTGTTTATAGGTGGAGGATGATGACATGTAAAGTTatcttattttataatatttatttttatttttattgatgctATACCATCTTATCTAATAAGATTATCTAAAACTCAATCTTATCAACTCTCtacaagataaatcttttaaaactcttcagaaaataattttaattccAACACTAGCTCATGTGAGGCTTCGCAGTGGAATGCGTatgatgaaaattaaaaaaaaaatcaaaaggcaATCTAGCCATGTAATTATAAGATCATCCTATTCTAAATTTATGTTTATATTATAATGAACGTAGGATAGTATGTAAttcaatttataaatatttatcttttCAGTCAAGATATATGTTAGATAAAGTGCTGACTAGGACATCTGTTTTAGATATATCACATTCGTCAAAGGTGGTGTTCTACTGCAATAATATTTGAAACCTAATTAATACATCCGAGCATATTGTATTCATTAATTGTAAGTTGATTTAGGAAGAACATCAGATCagatagaaagatagagacctaaaaTAGGTTAGTAGCTAAAGAATATCGGTAAGATATTGACTATCACATCTGTTTTACATAGAATTTAGATCTATTTAGACATCACATTCTCACCCTACTGAAAGTGTGCAAGCTGAGATTCTTCTTGTTGTAAAAAGGAGGCTACTAATCAATTTTGACTCTTTCTTTCACAtacaggtaaaaaaaaaaaacctatgtATTATTGTCTTTGTTAATGTCAATGTCAAGGTGATTGTATGGATTAAGAGTCAACCCAATTTATAAAACCATTTTCTTGACTTATGTTCTTCTCAAACAGTGGGTAATTAGATCCAGATTCTCTACTaacattttataataataattctgaCCCAATTGGTCTAAACTTCCTCAAAATGGATCGAATCAAACTATATCCAATGAACTCTGAATTATCCCAATGGTTAAGCTCTAAATAATGCTAATGCTCATGTTCTAAGGAAAAATAGataaatgaaatatatatatatatatatatatacatgattttAATTGAGTTATATGTAATTTCAAAAGCGTAAGCTAACAGGAAAAGATCAGAGGTATAACGGATTCTTTAGAGTGAGAGACTCAATCGCAGCCCTTCTCAAACCCCCTTCCCTCCACTCAATCACAGGTCCTCCTCCGGTTGGCTTCTAGCCTAGTCCTAGAGCTGCTTCATCATCCCTTGTGGTCATTGTTTCCTCGATAGACAAGGTAGTCAAGAGTCTGAAAACTCTTCTTCGGCTTTCATCTCTTCTTCGAATGGTCAATGGGATGCTAAGCAGGACATCTCATAGGCCCAGGTAATATCCTGATGTCCTCTTTCCTCAAAGGAGGGATTGTTCTTCACCTCTAGAATTTTTGACCCAATTAAGAGGTCGTTTGATGACTCCATTTTGTCTGATTCTGATGAACTCTTGGAGTTAAGGAAACTTTGGTATGGATCTCTTCTAGGTAGGTTTTTTATGAGACCACCTCCTATTAATGTTATTCGCTCTTCGATTGCTCCATTGTGGTCTCCGGTCTCCTCCCCAAATCTTTGATACGGGTTTTGATTTTTTTCCTCTTTCGTTTTGAGTTTAAATCTGATATTTTGAGGGTCTTGAATAATGAGCCGAGGACGATCCGGGGTGTTGGTGAACAGATGCACCGTGGCTAGTGAGTCACGACCAAATTCATGGGTCCATGTCGGGAGTCTACGATTAGTCGATCGGGTCATCGAGGTTGATCACATCCATGGGTCGGGATGCCGCTTCCGTTTGAGAAGGGTGCCTCTCGCTTTGGATGCCGGTATCATCTTCGGGAGGGCGTCTCTCGGTCGGGGTGGTCACGCTTCCGGGGATGACCACGCTCTCCTACATAGAAGGCTCTCGTCGGGTGGttctcgactttggcccctcgacGATTAAGTTAGTGCTTGGTTCCCTCTCTTTTTTCCTCTCTCTGGTCAGATGTCGGTCAGGAGCTTTTTATACTAATGTGCGAGAATTGATCGTATGCGGGTTTGGCGTGGCATCGATCCCCAAGGTCGGGATGTCGCGTCTGTTTAAGGAGGGCGCCTCTTGGTTTGGATGCCAGTATCGTCTTCGAGAGGGCGTCTCTCGGTCAGGGTGGTCGCGCTTCTGGGGAGACAGTGCTCCTGCACAGAAGGTCCTCATCTGGTGGttctcgactttggcccctcgacGATTAAGTTAGTACTTGGTtccctctctttttttctctccttGGCTAGATGCCGGTCAGGGGCTTTTTATACTACTGTGTGAGGATCAGTCGTACGTGGGTTTGGTACGACGATCGATCCTCGAAGGGCGAGGTGGTACATTCATTCTGCTCCCTGACCATAGAATTTAATAGGCTCTCACACCATCGCTCCGCTCTACTTGAATTTGAGACATATTCGATTAACTTAACATATAACTCTTTGAGGATCCAACTACAACAAATGGATTGGTGCCTAAAAGAAATATGTCATGAATTTCATCAATCCAGAGGTTTGGGGTAGATCAACTCCACATTGGGCCAGTCTCCATTTATTCAAGATATCTAAGAGGAGTTAATCTCCACTAATTTTTGCCTCCCATTGTTGGAAATCTTTGATGGTGCTACCAACCTAGGAAAGCATGTCGTTGCCTTTTAGACTCGAATGCCCTAATGAACCGTATCTTCTTAATCACTTTGAGGGGTTCAATAAGAGAATGATACACTCATCTAAAATCGCTTTCTATCAGCTTCTTCGCTTCACTAGCAAAGGAGTTCGAACTCTACTTTCTCAAAAATGTATACTAAGGCTCACGATGATGATGTTTCTCGAATTAagacaagaagaagaggagacacTCTCGAATTTCATCAATCGATTTATCAACAAGATCTGAGGCATAAGCAATGTTCACTCCTCGCTTGTGATTCGGTCCTTTATGATGGGACTAAAGCCCTCATACTTTTTTTAGTCATTGGTAGAAAGGACACCAACAACGATGCTTGAAGTACTTCAAAAAACTAACTAATACATTGCCATCGATGCAATAGTCTCGAGCAAGCACGGGAAACCCACAAAAGATCGAGACAAGAGCGACTACAATCCGCTTTTGTCCCAAGGTTGCCACGACGGAGAAGAAATGAACAACCTGACCTACCTTCCCCGAGGTCTGAACTAATCCTCTAACTAGAACAAAATGTTTGTTACGAACAAGAAAAAAAGGTTTGGAAAAACACTTTAGACCAATTAACTCAAGGAGGATATCAATATTATATGTATTAGATAATGCTTTAGTTGTCTTACAATTATCATCGGGATATTTTAAGAGATGTTCTTTGGAAAAACActtcttggaaaaaaaaaaaatccctgaAGAGAGAATCATTTTGTAGGAATTAATTACCTACATAGAATCAAATATATGACCTCTCTAATATCATGCCAAAGATGTTGATTGCATAATCACTAATCAATGATCCAAAGAAACTTGTATGGTTCGAAAAGGATAAGTCTATATTAAACTCCAAGA contains:
- the LOC103999728 gene encoding SUN domain-containing protein 1 encodes the protein MSGSTAAAVAATPVTSNGASLTLDAKGKPDARRRTMVIVEKTLNADGLSAGGTNGVAIGKDLSHTIRGESVIERPKDYSKLKKRLIASSTGSPRRKKAVPKPEKPKWQTVLSVLTKNCLLLAALLWLGQTVWRWSYSIGDNANSPFASLDYESRIYDVEASIKETAKMLQVQLDVVDKKLGSEIGIVTRELLKQAEEKGALFEEELKKLEAKTDSLDKSLGELKDKGLLSREEFEKLLNGLDDSNINLDLDQIRAFARDIVQKEIEKHAADGLGRVDYALASGGAKVVRHSEPYGFGKGNSWFAKGHNGVHANAHKMLEPSFGEPGQCFPLQGSSGFVELRLRTGIIPEAVTLEHVAKSVAYDRSSAPKDCRVSAWFESPDEDPSSNIKKIVMLTEFSYDLEKSNAQTFDVEVGDAGVIINTVRLDFTSNHGSSALTCIYRFRVHGHEPSSPAAMGLQG